The nucleotide window GCCTTGTGACTGCGGACTGGTCGGCTCCTCGAACCCCTCGTCGAGCGCGCGGTCAATGTCGAGCTCACGGATCGGCGGCAGGCCCGAGGTCGCCGCCATCAGCGGCGCCAACTCATCCCTGACAGCCGGGTCGAACTTCGACTCGCCGCCCCGGTCGCTTGGTGAGCCGCTATGAAGCGCTTCGAGCGAGGCGACGCCCGCGGTCGCGCGCCTGCCGGTCGCTTGCGCGCCGGGTCCCGGCCGCTTCGTCTGTCGATCGAAGTAGTCGTTGATCAGGCGGGCGATCTCGCCGTGTCGGCCGGGGTGCTCGCGATCGGGGAGGCGCAGGATGTCGCTGCGCGTGAGTCGACGCACGTCCGTCAGCAGGCGATTCAGCGGGCTGTCGCCCTCGAGCTGCAAGAGCAGGAGCCCGAGCACGAGGAGTGCGACGAAGACCCCTGCCGCCTGCAGCAGCTCGGCCAGCTCGAAGTCGGAGCGCTGCAGCTCGGCGAGCGCGGGCACGAGGTCGGCGCGCGCCGCGGGCGGGCCGACGACCGCGTAGAAGGCGTCGTGGGCGGCGGCCTCGCCGCGCAGGGGCGCCATGACGACGACGTGTGCAGTAGCGCCGGTCCCAATGCTGATCGCTGGGGATCGCTCGTCGCGTTGCATCTGCTCGCGGCGCTGGCTGAATTGCAGCGGCAGGCGGGCGAGCTCAGGCGAGGAGAAGGTCGATCCGATCATGCGCCCGCGCAGGAAGACCGCGAGCTCGGTGGCGGCGAGGAAGGGGACGGTCGAGCTGACAAGGCGCTGGCGTAGGCGCCGGACAAAGGCATCGTCGACCTCCTGGCCGAGCAGCACCGCGCCGAGATAGCGTTGTTGTGTGCGGCTGACGAGGGGAGCCGCGGCCATCGTAAACAGGTGGCCCTGCACGCTCCAGCTATCGTCGCGTAGAAGCCCACGCAGGGCCGCCTCGACCAGCGGGTAGCCGGCAATGCCATGCTCACCCGGTACCATCTTCTCTGCGCCGGGGCCGATGCGCGCGATTTGCTTGCCGTGCTCATCCACCACGATCACCAGGCCCGGGCGGTGCTCCGGGCGCAGCGGCGCCAGGAGCTCGCCGATTGTGGACAGCGCCCTCGCCCGGAGCTGCTCCGGGTCGCGCTGCTTCGCGTTGGCGAGCTCCATCGTGTCGATCAGCCGCGGGTCCCGCGAGAGGGCCAGCGCGCGGTCGATCGCCTCCCGGGCATCGAGCTTGAGCAGCAGGTGGGCGTTATGCTGGACCAGGTCGAGCTTATAGGCGTGCGCGCTGAACAGCTGGCGCGCGGCCGGGCGCGGCAGCACCAGCAGCAGCGCGAAGGCGAGGGCCACCGCGGCGGCCAGCAGCACGACCCAGACGCGAGAGAACCACACGGTCGCGTTACTCCTTGCGCTGCTGCGGCTGTCGCAGCCTGGCCTCGACGACCACGGTCCTGCCGCCGACCTCGACGGACTGCTTGAACATCCACTCGCCGGCATACCACACGCGGACGGTGTAGATGCCGGGAATGAGGTTGTTGAATTGAAACGAGCTGTCGCCTGCGACCGCGGCCGCCTGACCCTGCTGGAGCACGAGGACGGTCGCCTCCATGTGCGGCACCTCGGAGCAGCGCACGCGGTAGGTTCCTGGCTGGGCGAACCTTGTCTCCGTGCTGTCGCCAGGCCCGACCGACTCAGCGCTCATGAACTTGCCGCTGACCGGCTCGAGCAGGTGGAGCACCGAGTCGCGGTTGAGGAAGCGCACCGAGCGCCCCGCCTCGATGGCGACGACGGGCGGCATGAAGCGCGCGTCGGCCATGGTGATGTCGGCCGGCCCGCGCGATGGGCTAGCTGCCGAGCGCCCGTCGAGCCAAACGACGACCGAGCGGCGCCAGTCCGTCAACGGTGAAGCCGTGGGAAGCAGGCCGTTGGGGAGGTTCCAGTACGTGCGCTCGGTGAAGGGGCGGTGCGGCTCGAAGCCTGGGGGCACGCGGACGACCCCGCGCAGCGTCGCGCCGCCTGCCGCCGCGGTCGCGGGAAGAGCGGTGGCGAGGGCGAGGCATACCACCACCCAGAGGGTCCTCCAGCGCCGCGGTGGCAGCCGGGCCGCGCGTGACCTCTCTGGCATTTCGTGCATGGACGCAGCCTGTCGGCAAGTTCTCATTTGATATTGATGGCTTCACCGGATTCTATCGTCCACGACAGTTAAGTCAACCTTGAGGCCGCGCCGGCGATAACCACGACCATGTCATGGGTCCTTCCGGTCTCTGCGACCGGCTACGTCGGTGGGCTGGTGCTTGGCGCGCTGTGGGGAGGGCACCCTGCCCTGGGCTGGGTGGGACTCGCCGCGGCGCTCTTGAGCCTGCTGCTGTTGAACCGCCGTCCGTTTCGGGCTGCCGTGCTGCTCGGCGTCAGCATGGTGCTCTTCGGCGCTGCACGCGCGCGTACCTACCAGCGCAGCAGCGACCCGCCCTGCGATGCAGCCCGCTTGAACAGGAGCCGAGCCCTGCGCCTCTGGCTCAGGGTCGAAGACGAGCCGATCTGGGGCGCAGATATCCAACGTCAGCGCGCGTCGGTGTGGGCCGCTGGCGCCGACGGCGAGCCAGCGACCGCGTTCTGCGGCGAGGTCGAGGTGACGCGACCACGCTCCGACGCACCGCTGTGGCCGGGCCAATCCCTTGTGGCGCGCGGCCGCTGGCGCCCAGCGACGCTCAGGTCGTCCCCGGCAGCGCGCTCCCCTGAGGGAGGGCTCGCCCTCGCACGCCCCACCGAACCATCCGGATACTTTTTCACCACCGAGGCCGAACTCGTGCGCCTGGGGCGTGCCGCACCGCGCTGGCATCAGGGCTTGCGACATCACCTCAGGACCGTGCTGCAAGCGGCCGCTGACGATGAGCCGGCGCGGGCGCTGCTCGCCGCGTTGGTCGTCGGCGACGGCGGTCGGGTCAGCGCGTCGCAGCGCGAGCGCTTCGGGCGCGCGGGGATGGCCCACCTCCTGGCGGTCAGCGGCCTTCACCTCGTGCTGGTGGCGATGACGCTCGTCTTCGTCTTTGACGCGCTGCTGCGCCGCGTATCGATGCTTGCGTCGCGCGCCTTGGTTCGCCGCTGGGCGGCGCTGATCGGAATCGCCGCCGCCATCGTCTACACAGCGCTGACGGGGGCCGGGATCGCCACCGAACGCGCCTGTGTGATGACGGTGGCCGTGCTGGCGGGCACGGTACTGGGGCGGCCTCGGGATCTGGTGCGGCCGCTGGCGCTCGCAGCGCTGGTCTTGCTGGTGACCGACCCCGGGGCGATCTGGCGCGCTGCCTTTCAGCTTTCCTTCGTCGCGGTCATCGGGTTGGCACTTGCCGCGCGCCACCCGCTGGCCGCGGCGCTGCGCCGTCGATCGTGGCTGGAGCGCGCGGTGGGGTCGCTGCTCCTGGCGAGTGCCAGCGCCTCGCTGGCAACGGCCCCGGTGACGGCGTACCACTTCCAGACCGTCTCGCTGATCGCGCCGCTGGCGAATCTCTTCGGCGTGCCCTTTGTCTCCTTCCTGGTTCTGCCCGTAGCGCTGCTCGGTGCGCTGATTGCTGGGGTCGCCCGTCCCGTGGGGGCGCCGCTGCTCCACCTTGCGGTCGGTGCCGTGCACTGGCTCGATTGGTTTGCCGGCTGGGCCGCTGCCCCGTCGTGGGCAGCTTTGCGCCTGAGCCTGTCGCCCCTCAGCCTCGTCGCGCTCGCCGCGGTCGCACTTGCCCTGCTGCTGACGTCTCGGCCCGCACGTCGCGGGCTGGCCTTGGTCGCGGGGGTCGCGCTCATCGCGGGTCCCGTCGCCCAGCGCTTGGCGCGCGAGCGCCGCGCGGTCGTCGCGACGCTCGACGCCGCGGGGAGCGGCCCGACGATGATCGCCTTGCCGGACGGCGCAACGCTGCTCTTCGGCGCCGGGCGTAGTGCGGCGGCG belongs to Pseudomonadota bacterium and includes:
- a CDS encoding ComEC/Rec2 family competence protein, translating into MSWVLPVSATGYVGGLVLGALWGGHPALGWVGLAAALLSLLLLNRRPFRAAVLLGVSMVLFGAARARTYQRSSDPPCDAARLNRSRALRLWLRVEDEPIWGADIQRQRASVWAAGADGEPATAFCGEVEVTRPRSDAPLWPGQSLVARGRWRPATLRSSPAARSPEGGLALARPTEPSGYFFTTEAELVRLGRAAPRWHQGLRHHLRTVLQAAADDEPARALLAALVVGDGGRVSASQRERFGRAGMAHLLAVSGLHLVLVAMTLVFVFDALLRRVSMLASRALVRRWAALIGIAAAIVYTALTGAGIATERACVMTVAVLAGTVLGRPRDLVRPLALAALVLLVTDPGAIWRAAFQLSFVAVIGLALAARHPLAAALRRRSWLERAVGSLLLASASASLATAPVTAYHFQTVSLIAPLANLFGVPFVSFLVLPVALLGALIAGVARPVGAPLLHLAVGAVHWLDWFAGWAAAPSWAALRLSLSPLSLVALAAVALALLLTSRPARRGLALVAGVALIAGPVAQRLARERRAVVATLDAAGSGPTMIALPDGATLLFGAGRSAAAGEAGRQPLVRWLRRSGVERVDYLVLPAESADDLGGLIAVLGAIEVGELWLVGEASAPALARVLRWIAPQRLRLRPPRALTGRDWRLEALRCELWTGGGKGRRRRSMPRRRGLALALRFGQSEVLLTAGHRVARCWSVAGGRARAAAPGPAGFAPGGVVLPTLSGGTQRPRALGASAWRGQHDAGRVDPLALPERGARVVELLADGTLRSRAIAASSQRTFRFED
- a CDS encoding cupredoxin domain-containing protein, whose translation is MVVCLALATALPATAAAGGATLRGVVRVPPGFEPHRPFTERTYWNLPNGLLPTASPLTDWRRSVVVWLDGRSAASPSRGPADITMADARFMPPVVAIEAGRSVRFLNRDSVLHLLEPVSGKFMSAESVGPGDSTETRFAQPGTYRVRCSEVPHMEATVLVLQQGQAAAVAGDSSFQFNNLIPGIYTVRVWYAGEWMFKQSVEVGGRTVVVEARLRQPQQRKE